From the Pseudomonas sp. SORT22 genome, one window contains:
- a CDS encoding SDR family NAD(P)-dependent oxidoreductase — MNKIALITGGSSGLGLELAGQLARKGYDVLLLARDEGRLQAAKASLEALNSRINVHTFVCDVADEQAMCSTFATISRRFEAIDFLIVNAAIATIDLLGDYKSLQEVNRNLKINLLGAVSSTYLGIPLLRRGAHVLFISSGFGLVGAAGYSLYAASKGGLNNFADAIRRELLPRQVHVHLACLGDLDTPMYAGELEHMPAWIKAKMGRGKPMPAGQAAAAILKGCFRRQFRINLSSDVKLLILVQKLLPQKLSTYVIDRVLPFPPV; from the coding sequence ATGAACAAGATCGCATTGATTACCGGCGGCTCATCCGGCCTGGGCCTGGAGCTGGCCGGGCAACTGGCCAGAAAAGGCTATGACGTGCTGCTGCTGGCCCGCGACGAGGGCCGGCTGCAGGCGGCCAAGGCCAGCCTTGAGGCGCTGAACAGCCGGATCAACGTGCACACCTTCGTCTGTGATGTTGCCGACGAACAGGCCATGTGCAGCACCTTTGCCACGATCAGCCGGCGCTTTGAGGCCATCGACTTTCTGATCGTCAACGCGGCGATTGCCACCATCGACCTGCTGGGCGATTACAAGAGCCTGCAGGAGGTCAACCGCAACCTGAAGATCAACCTGCTCGGCGCGGTGTCGTCCACCTACCTGGGCATCCCCTTGCTGCGCCGCGGCGCCCATGTGCTGTTCATCTCATCGGGCTTTGGTCTGGTGGGCGCGGCCGGTTATTCGTTGTACGCCGCCTCCAAGGGCGGCCTGAACAACTTTGCCGATGCCATCCGCCGCGAGCTGTTACCGCGCCAGGTGCACGTGCACCTGGCCTGCCTGGGCGACCTGGACACGCCGATGTACGCCGGTGAGCTTGAGCATATGCCGGCCTGGATCAAGGCCAAGATGGGCCGTGGCAAGCCGATGCCCGCAGGCCAGGCGGCCGCGGCGATTCTCAAGGGCTGCTTCAGGCGCCAGTTTCGCATCAACCTGTCCAGTGACGTGAAGCTGCTGATCCTAGTGCAGAAGTTGTTACCGCAAAAACTGTCTACCTATGTCATCGACCGGGTGCTGCCGTTCCCGCCGGTTTGA
- a CDS encoding DUF1254 domain-containing protein, whose translation MSMAEDIHQTVAQGQQDWAFSVGVQLVVWGLPIVECWKYRLGKVVGHGAQAQGQAINAFQHMRSLSTRASSKFVNSATDFLYSTAVLDLHQGPLVLTAPDFQERWYGLQVLDPYMETLANLGTRTYGRQLPSVVIANRRDQHRVPAQATVIYSDSDFLYVVGRIAAGDHEDLSAVNALQDGLRLTPLHGADHPGFDLAQVTPGSCAPLRAGDSSCPAELAFFEELGAVLKFVPPSASEGMLLGLMADVGISVENGFAHQSLAPAVREGLARAVVQATAILQGKVFERGELNNGWKLPGAIGNYGHDYILRALVSLHGIWANVAEESLYFMAWTDCEGNLLHGDNQYEIRFEAGQLPPVEAFWSISYYDDQGRLTDNPQDKYTVNSLYHQLQANADGSTSVFIGKAPVAPPFAGNWLPSHSGYFNLNLRCYNPGPALLSGQYRVAPIVRIQGQ comes from the coding sequence ATGAGCATGGCTGAAGATATCCACCAAACGGTTGCCCAGGGTCAGCAGGACTGGGCGTTCAGTGTCGGTGTGCAACTGGTGGTCTGGGGGCTGCCGATCGTCGAGTGCTGGAAGTATCGCCTGGGCAAGGTGGTCGGCCACGGCGCGCAAGCGCAGGGGCAGGCGATCAACGCCTTCCAGCATATGCGTAGCCTGTCGACCCGGGCGTCGAGCAAGTTCGTCAACTCGGCCACCGATTTTCTCTATTCAACCGCGGTACTGGATTTACACCAGGGCCCGCTGGTACTCACGGCGCCAGATTTCCAGGAGCGCTGGTATGGCCTGCAGGTGCTCGATCCGTACATGGAGACCCTGGCCAACCTCGGCACCCGCACCTATGGCCGACAACTGCCCAGCGTGGTGATTGCCAACCGTCGCGATCAGCATCGGGTGCCGGCGCAGGCCACGGTGATCTACAGCGACAGCGACTTTCTGTATGTGGTCGGGCGCATTGCCGCAGGCGATCATGAAGACCTGAGCGCGGTTAACGCCCTGCAGGACGGCCTGCGCCTGACACCGCTGCATGGCGCCGACCACCCGGGCTTTGACCTCGCGCAGGTTACCCCGGGGTCTTGTGCGCCGCTGCGCGCGGGCGATTCCAGTTGCCCGGCGGAGCTGGCGTTCTTCGAAGAGCTGGGCGCGGTGCTCAAGTTCGTCCCGCCCAGCGCCAGCGAAGGCATGTTGCTCGGGCTGATGGCCGACGTCGGTATCAGCGTTGAAAACGGCTTCGCCCACCAGAGCCTGGCACCTGCAGTGCGCGAAGGCCTGGCGCGCGCGGTGGTGCAAGCCACGGCGATCCTGCAAGGCAAGGTGTTCGAGCGCGGCGAGCTGAACAACGGCTGGAAGTTGCCGGGGGCGATCGGTAACTACGGCCATGACTACATCCTGCGGGCGCTGGTGTCGTTGCACGGCATCTGGGCCAACGTAGCGGAAGAAAGCCTGTACTTCATGGCCTGGACGGATTGCGAAGGCAACCTGCTGCATGGCGACAACCAGTATGAAATCCGCTTTGAAGCCGGGCAGTTGCCGCCGGTTGAAGCCTTCTGGTCGATCAGCTACTACGACGACCAGGGCCGCCTGACCGACAACCCGCAGGACAAGTACACGGTCAATTCGCTGTATCACCAGTTGCAGGCCAATGCCGATGGCTCGACCTCGGTGTTCATTGGCAAGGCGCCGGTTGCGCCGCCGTTCGCGGGGAACTGGCTGCCTTCGCACAGCGGCTACTTCAACCTCAACCTGCGCTGCTACAACCCGGGGCCAGCCTTGCTCTCGGGCCAGTACCGGGTGGCGCCGATCGTCCGCATACAGGGGCAGTGA
- the cysC gene encoding adenylyl-sulfate kinase, producing MGKVGTNIVWHPQAVEKQARARLKRQKPCIIWLTGLSGAGKSTIANALDQFLIDQGFHTYLLDGDNVRHGLNKDLGFSEADRIENIRRVGEVSRLFVDAGVIVLCSFISPFCADRQLVRELVKGDEFVEVYVKASVATCEQRDVKGLYKKARAGQIKNFTGIDSPYEAPQQPELLLDTESQDVDACVAQLVAVLRGQGYLGAF from the coding sequence ATGGGAAAAGTCGGAACCAATATCGTCTGGCATCCACAAGCGGTCGAGAAGCAGGCACGGGCCAGGCTCAAGCGGCAAAAGCCGTGCATTATCTGGCTCACTGGGTTGAGCGGGGCAGGCAAGTCGACCATCGCCAATGCACTGGATCAGTTTTTGATCGACCAGGGCTTCCATACCTACTTGCTCGATGGCGACAACGTCCGCCACGGGCTGAACAAGGACCTGGGCTTCAGCGAAGCCGACCGCATCGAGAACATCCGCCGCGTGGGTGAGGTCTCGCGCTTGTTTGTCGATGCCGGGGTGATTGTGCTGTGCTCGTTCATCTCGCCGTTTTGCGCCGATCGCCAGCTGGTGCGCGAGCTGGTCAAGGGCGACGAGTTTGTCGAGGTCTACGTCAAGGCCAGTGTGGCCACTTGCGAGCAGCGCGATGTGAAGGGCTTGTACAAGAAGGCCCGGGCCGGGCAGATCAAGAACTTCACCGGGATCGACTCACCCTATGAGGCGCCGCAGCAGCCGGAGCTGCTGCTGGACACCGAAAGCCAGGATGTCGACGCCTGCGTCGCGCAGCTGGTGGCAGTGCTGCGCGGGCAGGGCTACCTGGGCGCCTTCTGA